The Prodigiosinella aquatilis region TCTGCTTCAGAAGTTCAGTCACTTTCTGACCATGATTCAACTGCTTACGCGTGGCATCATCCAGGTCAGAAGCAAACTGAGAGAAGGCCGCCAATTCACGATACTGAGCCAGTGCGGTACGGATACCGCCAGACAGTTTCTTCATGATCTTGGTCTGAGCTGCACCACCCACACGGGACACGGAGATACCCGGGTTAACTGCCGGACGGATACCAGCGTTAAACAAGTTGGATTCCAGGAAGATCTGGCCATCAGTAATAGAAATTACGTTGGTCGGAACAAACGCCGAAACGTCACCCGCCTGAGTTTCGATGATCGGCAGAGCGGTCAAAGAACCTGTTTTCCCCTTCACTTCACCTTTGGTAAAAGCCTCGACGTAATCAACATTTACGCGCGCAGCCCGTTCCAGCAGACGGGAGTGAAGGTAGAAAACATCCCCAGGGTACGCTTCACGACCAGGCGGACGACGAAGCAACAGGGAGATTTGGCGATAAGCAACGGCCTGCTTGGACAGGTCATCATAAATAATCAGTGCATCTTCACCGCGGTCACGGAAATATTCACCCATTGCGCAACCGGCGTATGGTGCCAAATATTGTAGTGCAGCAGACTCAGACGCCGTGGCCACGACGACAATGGTATTTGATAGTGCATCATGCTCTTCCAGCTTGCGTACCACGTTGGAGATGGTAGATGCTTTCTGTCCGATAGCGACATAAATACACTTAATACCCGAATCACGCTGGTTGATAATCGCATCAATCGCCAGTGCGGTTTTACCAGTCTGACGGTCACCGATAACCAACTCACGCTGACCACGACCAATTGGAATCATGGCATCAACGGACTTGTAACCGGTCTGGACGGGCTGATCAACGGATTGACGATCGATAACGCCAGGCGCAATCGCTTCAACCGCAGAAAAACCATCGTGTTCAACCGGGCCTTTACCATCAATCGGTGCGCCCAGCGTATTGACAACACGGCCCAACAGGCCACGGCCAACCGGTACTTCCAGAATACGACCGGTACATTTTACTTTATTACCTTCGGCCAGATCCTCATACGGACCCATAACGACTGCACCAACAGAGTCTCGCTCCAGGTTAAGTGCAATCGCATAACGGTTGCCAGGCAGGGAAATCATCTCCCCCTGCATCACATCAGCAAGACCGTTTACATGAATGATCCCATCACTGACGGAAACAATGGTACCTTCATTGTGAGCTTCGCTCACTACATTGAACTGAGCAATTCGCTGCTTGATCAGTTCACTGATTTCGGTGGAATTCAGTTGCATGCTCCAGTCCCCTTAAGACTGCAAGACGTCTGTCAAACGTTCAAGACGGCCACGAATACTGCCATCTATCACCATATCGCCAGCGCGAATAATTACGCCAGCTATAACAGACTTATCAATTTTGCAATTCAGCTTAACTTTACGTGACAGACGTTGTTCCATCGCTGCAGCTATCTTGGATAACTGCTGTTCATTTAACGCTGCAGCAGAAATGACATCGACATCTACCGTCGATTCCAGCTCAGCCCGATGTTGAACAAATTGAGCCAGCACTTCGGAAAGCACTGACAAACGCCCGTTTTCAGCCATCACCCTAATCAGGTTCTGGCACGCATCATCCAGCTCGTCACCACATACGGCAATGAATGTCTTCGCCATAGTCTGGGGCGCAACGGCTCCAGAAAGTAACTCAGCAATGTGTTCATTACGCGCGACTTCAGCAACAAATGTCAGCATTTGTTGCCAGTGGTCAACTGACTGGCTTTCAACGGCAAAGTCAAAAGCTGCTTTGGCGTAGGGGCGAGCTACTGTGACAAATTCAGACATCAGCCCCTCCCTCCTTACAGTTCGGCGACAAGTTTATCAACGATGTCGCTGTTAGCAGCTTCATCCACGGAACGTTCAATAATTTTCTCGGCACCGGCAATAGCCAACATAGCAACGTGCTTACGTAACTCTTCGTAGGCACGTTTGCGCTCGGCGTCAATTTCAGCCTGCGCTTGTGCCACAATTTTGTTACGCTCCGCTTCCGCTTCAACTTTAGCATTGTCCATAATCTGAGCACGCTGCTTATTAGCCTGCTCAACAATGACTAGCGCTTCCGCTTTGGCTTTCTTTAATTGATCGGTCGCATTGGCCTGCGCTAAGTTCAGATCTTTTTTGGCTCGTTCAGCAGAAGCCAGACCGTCAGCAATTTCTTTCTGACGTTTCTCAATGGCGTCCATAATCGGCGGCCATATATACTTCATGCAGAACCAGACAAACAGAACAAATGCAATGGCCTGGCCGAGGATTGTAGCGTTAAGATTCACAGCACAATGCCTCTTCTTAGTTAAATAACTTGATGTTTTTCACCATGGCAATAAATCTTGCTTAAGCTACAGCAAACATCACATACAGACCCAGACCAACAGCAATCATCGGGATAGCATCCACCAGACCCATAACGATAAAGAACTGTGTCCGCAGCAGAGGAATCAGGTCAGGCTGACGAGCAGCACCTTCCAAAAATTTACCACCCAGAATGCCGATACCGATCGCAGCACCGATAGCCGCCAAACCCATCATTAAAGCGGCAGCCATGTACAGCAGATCCACACTCAGGTTTTCCATGACAGTCTCCAGTTTTTTTCAATTAAAACGTTTGTAGTGTTGAAAGAAAATTAATGCTCTTCAGATGCCATCGAAAGATAAACAACCGTCAGAACCATGAAAATAAAAGCCTGAAGCGAAATGATCAGAATGTGGAAAATGGCCCAAGGCACATTTAATATCCACTGAGACCACCACGGCAGCAGGCCGGCAATCAGGATGAAGATCAACTCACCCGCGTACATGTTGCCAAACAGTCGCAAACCTAAAGAAATCGGTTTTGACAGCAGGCTAACACCTTCAAGAATCAGGTTGATAGGAATAAACACAGGGTGATTGAACGGCTGCATGGTCAATTCTTTAACAAATCCACCAATGCCTTTCATCTTGATGCTGTAGAACAGAATCAGGATGAAAACCCCTAACGCCATGGAAAGTGTAATGTTCACGTCCGCGGAAGGTACCACACGTAATGCAGGCAGTCCCAAAACATGCTCACCAATATATGGCAGCAGATCGATAGGCAACAGATCCATCAGATTCATCAGGAAAACCCAGACGAAGACGGTGAGCGCCAACGGAGCAATAAGCTTACTTTTGCCATGGAACATATCGCGTACATTGCTATCGACAAAACCAACGATCAGTTCTACTGCAGCCTGCAGTTTACCCGGCACACCGCTGGTGGGGTTTTTAGCAACTTTACGAAAGATAACCAGAAAGAGTATTCCAAGAAGCACAGAGAAAAACATCGAATCGATGTTAATCGACCAGAACCCTGTCCCCACCTGTAAGTGTACAAGATGGTGACTGATATACTCTTGCGGAGTAGAGATTTCTCCTGATGCAGACATGATGTCCCTTACCCTTTTGTTGTTAACTACGGTAACGGTTAATGACGGCTGGTGCCACAATCTGCATGACCAGCATTGATAAATACGTCAGGCCAAGCGGGAAAAATGCCGCATGGAACCCGCCTAACGCCACCACCAACAATGCAATGGTGAATAGCACTTTCAGCGCTTCACCCAAAGCAAATGACCAGGCAACGCGTCCTTCCGATGGTTTATGTGTCTGATGACGCAAGGCAAACAGCATAAACAACATATTCGGTAACCAGGCTGCCAATCCCCCACCGAGCGCAGAAGCTGCGGCTTCCAGGCTAACCACACTGAAAATCGCGCTTAACACCAAAAAAGTCACCAATTGTATTAAAAGTGACCACAGCGCTAACTTTCCACTGTAAAGGGATACAGACATGACGCGTGCCCTCTCCGTACCTTTCTCAGAGTTTACTGAATGACGTATAACACTGCCTTTAATGCACCGAGTCAAGCAGCAAAAAACGTGCAAATTATACGGGTCAGCCCATCGAATTCAATCAATAAGTAGCGAAAAGGTGAACAATTATTTAAATTTATTTCCTAAGCCTTATTTCCGCTAAATATCCAGTTAACACACCAATAGTGAAATGAATGTTAACATGCTGCTAATATGTGATATCAGTCACATAAAACAAAACAGGTCTTTTTATATCCGATCAGACTTTTTTTTGTCTTTAGCAAAAATAGCTATTTATCTTTTTTAATTTCAATAAGATAAAATAAAACATCAACAAAACACTTACAATACAGCACTCAAACCATCTATTGACATTGTGAATATTTTTTTATCATGTTTTTAACACACGCCAATGGATTGCTCGGCGGTTAAAATCGAAATACGGTAAAAAAAACACCACTGCCGAATACGTTAATCACCAGGTATACATCACGTTTGTAAAAAATTGGTGAATATATTTCATTAGTTTAATGATTATTTCATTCAAATTTATCAGCTTGAGAACGTTACAAATAGTTATAATTTTCTGATGAAAAACAAAATTAGTTCCGTTTAAGAATCACCAAGTGACGTTCTCCAACCAACTCAGGTACAAAAAGTGGAATAATGATTTCCGAGATAATACCTTCAGGTAAGGCATCCAGCTCATCTTGAGGAACCGTTCCCTTCAGTGCATAAAAACGGCCTTCAGGACGGGAAGGTAAATGATCACACCAGTTAACCATATCCTTCAGAGAAGCAAATGCACGGCTTATCACCCCATCAAAAGAAGGTGCCGCCGAAAAGTCTTCTACACGGCTCTGTACCGGTTCAATATTGTCGAGATGTAATTCATGCTGAGCCTGACGCAGAAAACGCGCCCGTTTTCCCAGACTATCAAGTAAGGTGAAATGTGAATATGGACGAATAATGGCTAACGGTATGCCCGGTAAACCCGGTCCTGTTCCCACATCAATAAAATTCTGTCCCTGAAGATGTTTTTCTATCACCAGGCTATCCATGATATGACGAATCAACATTTGTTCAGGATCACGGACTGAAGTCAGATTATAAGCCTTATTCCATTTATGCAGGAGATCAACATACTGAATAAGCTTATTTTTTTGTTGATCGGTCAGGGAAATACCAGCGGTATCTAACAGGCTATTGAGTTTGTTAAGCACAAGACAATCCTGAATATCACGTTATTAATACAATCTAGCTGTATTTCCACAGCCAGATTTACGGGCTATTTTGCTAAAAACGACTATCAGGCACTGCGGCGCAGCATCCCCTGTTTTTTCAACCAAACCAGTAAAATTGAGATTGCAGCTGGTGTAATACCAGAAATACGCGATGCCTGGCCAATGGAACCCGGTTTATGATCATTCAACTTTATAATAACCTCATTTGATAATCCGGTTACCTGCTGATAATCCAGTCCTGCGGGCAATAGCGCATTTTCATTGCGGAGTTGTTTTTCAACTTCATCCTGCTGACGGGCAATATACCCTTCATATTTCACCTGAATTTCCACCTGCTCTGCCGCTTTATCATCAGTTAGTGCAGGGGCGAACATCGGTAACCCGGTCAACATAACATAGTTAATTTCAGGACGGCGCAGTAGCTCTTCACCGCTAGCTTCTCGAGAAAGTGGTGTTTTCAGTAAGGAATTAATCTGATCACGGTTCTCTGACAACGGATGAACATGAATATCACGCAGGCGCTGCCGTTCTTTCTCAATATTTTCCAACTTCTCGTTGAACGCGGCCCAACGAACATTATCCACCATACCTAATTGACGACCAATTTCCGTCAACCGTAGGTCAGCATTGTCTTCGCGCAGCATCAGACGATATTCGGCTCGCGAAGTAAACATGCGGTAAGGTTCTTTGGTTCCCAATGTACAGAGATCATCAACTAAAACACCGATGTAAGCTTGATCGCGTCGAGGTGTCCAGCCTTCCTGATCAAATGCCAAACGAGCAGCATTCAATCCAGCCAGCATTCCCTGCGCAGCAGCTTCTTCATAACCGGTTGTCCCATTGATCTGACCGGCAAAGAAAAGACCGTGAATAAATTTATTTTCCAGTGTCGGTTTTAAATCTCGAGGATCAAAAAAATCATACTCAATAGCATAACCAGGACGAACAATACGAGCATTCTCCATCCCTTGCATGGAACGGACAATCTGCCACTGTATGTCAAATGGTAGGCTGGTAGAAATGCCGTTAGGGTAGATTTCATTACTGCTCAACCCTTCCGGTTCAAGAAATATCTGGTGGGTATTACGATCGGCAAAGCGCATCACCTTGTCTTCAATGGATGGGCAATAACGAGGCCCGATCCCCGCGATGACACCAGTGTACATTGGACTACGATCCAAATTATTGCGGATCACCTCATGAGTGCGCTCATTGGTGTGGGTGATATAACAAGGCATCTGTGCCGGATGCTGGCCAGGATCTCCCAGAAAGGAAAAAACAGGCATCGGGTTATCACCGTGCTGTTGCGTCAATACACTGAAATCAATAGTCCGGGCATCTATGCGTGGTGGAGTACCGGTTTTTAAACGCCCGACTCGCAACGGTAATTCACGTAAACGGTGGGCTAATGGAATGGATGGTGGATCGCCAGCTCTGCCACCGCTGTAGTTATCCAGACCAATATGTATTTTACCGTCCAGAAATGTTCCTACCGTTAGTACTACGGCTTTGGCACGGAACTTCAACCCCATCTGGGTAATGGCCCCCACAACCTGATCATTTTCCACAATCAGATCGTCGACTGCCTGTTGGAAGATCATCAGATTTGGCTGGTTTTCCAGTGCAGCACGTACTGCTTGACGA contains the following coding sequences:
- the atpA gene encoding F0F1 ATP synthase subunit alpha, producing the protein MQLNSTEISELIKQRIAQFNVVSEAHNEGTIVSVSDGIIHVNGLADVMQGEMISLPGNRYAIALNLERDSVGAVVMGPYEDLAEGNKVKCTGRILEVPVGRGLLGRVVNTLGAPIDGKGPVEHDGFSAVEAIAPGVIDRQSVDQPVQTGYKSVDAMIPIGRGQRELVIGDRQTGKTALAIDAIINQRDSGIKCIYVAIGQKASTISNVVRKLEEHDALSNTIVVVATASESAALQYLAPYAGCAMGEYFRDRGEDALIIYDDLSKQAVAYRQISLLLRRPPGREAYPGDVFYLHSRLLERAARVNVDYVEAFTKGEVKGKTGSLTALPIIETQAGDVSAFVPTNVISITDGQIFLESNLFNAGIRPAVNPGISVSRVGGAAQTKIMKKLSGGIRTALAQYRELAAFSQFASDLDDATRKQLNHGQKVTELLKQKQYAPMSVALQSLVLFSAERGYLEDVELAKVGSFEASLLAYANREHGDLLQQLSQTGAYNDEIEDKFKTILDTFKATQSW
- the atpH gene encoding F0F1 ATP synthase subunit delta produces the protein MSEFVTVARPYAKAAFDFAVESQSVDHWQQMLTFVAEVARNEHIAELLSGAVAPQTMAKTFIAVCGDELDDACQNLIRVMAENGRLSVLSEVLAQFVQHRAELESTVDVDVISAAALNEQQLSKIAAAMEQRLSRKVKLNCKIDKSVIAGVIIRAGDMVIDGSIRGRLERLTDVLQS
- the atpF gene encoding F0F1 ATP synthase subunit B, with amino-acid sequence MNLNATILGQAIAFVLFVWFCMKYIWPPIMDAIEKRQKEIADGLASAERAKKDLNLAQANATDQLKKAKAEALVIVEQANKQRAQIMDNAKVEAEAERNKIVAQAQAEIDAERKRAYEELRKHVAMLAIAGAEKIIERSVDEAANSDIVDKLVAEL
- the atpE gene encoding F0F1 ATP synthase subunit C, which encodes MENLSVDLLYMAAALMMGLAAIGAAIGIGILGGKFLEGAARQPDLIPLLRTQFFIVMGLVDAIPMIAVGLGLYVMFAVA
- the atpB gene encoding F0F1 ATP synthase subunit A, which gives rise to MSASGEISTPQEYISHHLVHLQVGTGFWSINIDSMFFSVLLGILFLVIFRKVAKNPTSGVPGKLQAAVELIVGFVDSNVRDMFHGKSKLIAPLALTVFVWVFLMNLMDLLPIDLLPYIGEHVLGLPALRVVPSADVNITLSMALGVFILILFYSIKMKGIGGFVKELTMQPFNHPVFIPINLILEGVSLLSKPISLGLRLFGNMYAGELIFILIAGLLPWWSQWILNVPWAIFHILIISLQAFIFMVLTVVYLSMASEEH
- the atpI gene encoding F0F1 ATP synthase subunit I; the protein is MSVSLYSGKLALWSLLIQLVTFLVLSAIFSVVSLEAAASALGGGLAAWLPNMLFMLFALRHQTHKPSEGRVAWSFALGEALKVLFTIALLVVALGGFHAAFFPLGLTYLSMLVMQIVAPAVINRYRS
- the rsmG gene encoding 16S rRNA (guanine(527)-N(7))-methyltransferase RsmG, with product MLNKLNSLLDTAGISLTDQQKNKLIQYVDLLHKWNKAYNLTSVRDPEQMLIRHIMDSLVIEKHLQGQNFIDVGTGPGLPGIPLAIIRPYSHFTLLDSLGKRARFLRQAQHELHLDNIEPVQSRVEDFSAAPSFDGVISRAFASLKDMVNWCDHLPSRPEGRFYALKGTVPQDELDALPEGIISEIIIPLFVPELVGERHLVILKRN
- the mnmG gene encoding tRNA uridine-5-carboxymethylaminomethyl(34) synthesis enzyme MnmG, with the protein product MFYPDPFDVIVIGGGHAGTEAAMASARMGRQTLLLTHNIDTLGQMSCNPAIGGIGKGHLVKELDAMGGLMAKAIDQAGIQFRILNISKGPAVRATRAQADRVLYRQAVRAALENQPNLMIFQQAVDDLIVENDQVVGAITQMGLKFRAKAVVLTVGTFLDGKIHIGLDNYSGGRAGDPPSIPLAHRLRELPLRVGRLKTGTPPRIDARTIDFSVLTQQHGDNPMPVFSFLGDPGQHPAQMPCYITHTNERTHEVIRNNLDRSPMYTGVIAGIGPRYCPSIEDKVMRFADRNTHQIFLEPEGLSSNEIYPNGISTSLPFDIQWQIVRSMQGMENARIVRPGYAIEYDFFDPRDLKPTLENKFIHGLFFAGQINGTTGYEEAAAQGMLAGLNAARLAFDQEGWTPRRDQAYIGVLVDDLCTLGTKEPYRMFTSRAEYRLMLREDNADLRLTEIGRQLGMVDNVRWAAFNEKLENIEKERQRLRDIHVHPLSENRDQINSLLKTPLSREASGEELLRRPEINYVMLTGLPMFAPALTDDKAAEQVEIQVKYEGYIARQQDEVEKQLRNENALLPAGLDYQQVTGLSNEVIIKLNDHKPGSIGQASRISGITPAAISILLVWLKKQGMLRRSA